From the Hylaeus volcanicus isolate JK05 chromosome 4, UHH_iyHylVolc1.0_haploid, whole genome shotgun sequence genome, one window contains:
- the LOC128875058 gene encoding CCR4-NOT transcription complex subunit 2 translates to MANLNFEQPPRSIANASLTSRAGGGGGLNSSTLTGHVTPTSGMFSGSSTSTSSSANSAVVVTNVYPGASGTGGGQTNHQPQQQQLSPMGSRGLFGQRAFTDRRTMPALGTSNPMGSMGTFGIPQSRNYGSQGQINNFHSVFGSGGGGDTSTPPLLDLSEFPSLTNRGQGDSMPQPSPMPGKQPYVGMVKQPTSESSEFTMSSEDFPALPGTQNREGPSPGGSVSGDKSIPVGLGPEIGQDVLQANRAPGSEKSQSSKRGIQTSPDGKVTNIPASMVKDQFGMVGLLTFIRAAETDPNLVSLALGQDLTALGLNLNSPENLYQNFGGPWAETPCRPQDIDFHVPPEYLINAAIRDKLAPVKLNRYKDDLLFYMFYTNVGDVLQLAAAAELYSREWRYHMEEKVWITQAPGLGLVEKTSTYERGTYYYFDAQSWRKVAKEFHLDYTKLESRPHLPTNFHQTQP, encoded by the exons ATGGCCAACCTGAACTTTGAGCAGCCACCACGCAGTATTGCGAACGCAAGCCTTACATCGCGCGCGGGTGGTGGGGGGGGCTTAAATTCGTCGACCCTGACGGGTCATGTCACACCTACCTCGGGCATGTTCTCAGGCTCGTCTACAAGCACATCAAGTTCAGCCAATTCTGCGGTAGTAGTTACTAACGTTTACCCTGGAGCATCTGGAACCGGAGGTGGACAAACTAATCATCAACCTCAGCAGCAACAGCTCTCTCCTATGGGCAGCAGAGGACTGTTTGGACAAAGAGCTTTTACAGATAGACGTACAATGCCAGCTCTTGG AACCTCGAATCCAATGGGTAGCATGGGCACTTTTGGAATACCGCAAAGTCGTAATTACGGATCTCAAGGacagattaataattttcactcTGTTTTTGGCAGTGGAGGAGGTGGAGATACAAGTACTCCTCCATTGTTGGATCTATCTGAGTTTCCTTCATTAACAAACAGGGGACAGGGTGATTCTATGCCGCAACCTAGTCCTATGCCAGGAAAACAACCTTACG ttGGAATGGTAAAACAACCGACGTCTGAATCAAGTGAATTTACTATGAGTTCTGAAGATTTCCCAGCATTGCCAGGAACTCAAAATAGAGAAGGGCCATCGCCAGGTGGAAGTGTATCTGGAGACAAGAGTATACCTGTTGGACTCGGTCCTGAAATTGGACAAGATGTTCTGCAGGCGAACAGAGCACCTGGATCTGAAAAGTCCCAATCATCTAAAAGAGGCATACAAACATCTCCCGATG GTAAAGTAACCAATATACCAGCAAGTATGGTTAAGGATCAGTTCGGAATGGTTGGACTTTTAACGTTTATTAGGGCAGCTGAAACAGATCCAAATCTAGTATCTCTGGCACTAGGCCAAGATTTAACTGCGTTAGGATTAAATCTTAATTCGCCAGAAAAtctatatcaaaattttggtGGACCTTGGGCTGAAACACCGTGTCGACCTCAGGACATTGATTTCCACGTGCCGCCAGAATACCTTATTAATGCCGCTATCAG AGATAAACTAGCACCAGTTAAGCTAAATCGGTACAAGGATGATCtactattttatatgttttatacAAATGTTGGAGATGTGCTGCAATTAGCAGCGGCAGCGGAGTT GTACAGTAGAGAATGGCGATATCATATGGAAGAAAAGGTATGGATAACGCAAGCGCCAGGATTAGGACTTGTAGAAAAAACTTCAACATATGAACGTggtacttattattattttgatgcGCAAAGTTGGAGAAAAGTAGCAAAGGAATTTCATTTGGATTATACAAAACTAGAAAGTAGACCTCATCTTCCCACAAACTTTCACCAAACCCAGCCTTGA
- the LOC128874633 gene encoding protein MEMO1: protein MALIRRATHAGSWYAGSGSELNKQLEGWLGAADLSHGPARAIIAPHAGYSYCGACAGFAYRQISPVVVRRIFILGPSHHVRLSGCALSSASIYQTPLYDLHIDQQVCRELEETRHFEWMDLNTDEEEHSIEMQLPFIAKVMEGFKDSFTIIPILVGSLSPEREALYGRLLAPYMADPQTLFVISSDFCHWGQRFRYTYYDTSCGAIHRSIQNLDKMGMDIIETLNPTVFTGYLKKYGNTICGRHPISVLLQAIHSLKGNTNGQRMNLKFLKYAQSNQCNNMNDSSVSYASASLVLE, encoded by the exons atggCATTAATTAGAAGAGCAACCCATGCTGGTAGTTGGTACGCAGGCTCTG gTTCGGAGCTGAATAAGCAATTAGAAGGTTGGTTAGGTGCGGCAGACTTATCGCATGGACCTGCCAGGGCAATTATTGCCCC ACATGCAGGTTACAGCTATTGCGGAGCATGTGCTGGTTTTGCGTATCGCCAGATTAGTCCAGTTGTTGT GCGTAGGATATTTATTCTGGGCCCTTCACATCACGTGAGATTATCAGGCTGTGCTCTTTCTTCTGCTTCAATTTATCAAACGCCGCTGTATGATCTACATATTGATCAACAAG TATGCAGAGAACTCGAAGAAACTAGACATTTTGAATGGATGGATTTAAATACAGACGAAGAAGAACATAGCATTGAAATGCAATTGCCATTTATAGCAAAGGTCATGGAAGG GTTTAAAGATTCTTTTACTATTATTCCTATATTGGTTGGATCGTTAAGTCCAGAAAGAGAAGCACTTTATGGAAGATTGTTGGCACCATATATGGCTGATCCacaaacattatttgttatttcctCGGATTTTTGTCACTGGGGACAACGGTTTCGTTATACTTATTATGATACATCGTGTGGTGCTATTCATAGATCTATTCAGAATCTTGATAAAATG ggTATGGACATTATAGAAACTTTAAATCCCACAGTGTTTACTGGTTACCTTAAAAAATATGGTAATACTATATGTGGCCGACATCCTATCAGTGTTTTATTACAG GCGATTCATAGTTTAAAAGGAAATACCAATGGCCAAAGAATGAACTTGAAGTTTCTTAAATATGCTCAAAGTAATCAATGCAATAACATGAATGACAGTTCTGTTAGTTATGCTAGTGCTTCCTTGGTTCTTGAGTGA